The genomic region GCTCCCAGGTGGCCACGGCGTCCGCCCCGCTTCTGGGGTCCGTGGCGTAGGCCAGGGGTGTCGCGATACGCATCAGTGGTCTCCTTGTCTCTGGCTGACGGCGCCGTTGTCGAGCCACCGCGGCAGGTCGGCGCCGAGGCCCCAGTCGGTGAGGGCTGTCGCGGTGTCCGCGCCCGGCTCCGGCGGGCTGCCGCCGATCGCCCCGGGTGTCCGCGACAGGCGGGGTGCCACAGCGGGCTGGCGAATGCCGAAGTGCTCCTCGAACGTCGCGCGTGCCACCAGGTGCGGATGGTGCTGCGTCTCGGCGAGCGACAGCACCGGCGCCACGCAGGCGTCGCCACCCTCGAAGAGTTCGGTCCACTCGGCACGGGTACGGCCCGCGAAGACCTCCGCGAAGCGCGCGCGCAGCACCGGCCATCCGGTGACGTCGTGCTGGGCCGGCAGGTCCGCGTCGGCCAGCCCGAGCCCTCGCAGCAGCTCGGCGTAGAACTGGGGTTCCAGTGCACCGACCGCCATGTGCCCGTCGTCGGCTGTCGCGTAGACGTCGTAGAACGGTGCGCCCCCGTCGAGCAGGTTGCGGCCGCGCTCGGGTTGCCAGGCGCCGTCGGCGAGCAGTCCGGCGAACAGCGTGGTGAGGTGGGCAGTGCCGTCGACGATCGCGGCGTCGACGACCTGCCCGCGGCCGGTGCTGCGGGCCGTGTGCAGCGCGGCCAGGCAGCCGACGACGAGGTACAGCGCGCCGCCACCGAAGTCGCCGACGAGGTTGAGCGGGATCTGCGGCGGCCCACCGGAGCGGCCGATCGGGTGCAGAGCCCCGGCGACGGCGATGTAGCCGATGTCGTGGCCGGCGGCGTGGGCCAGCGGCCCGTGCTGCCCCCATCCGGTCATCCGTCCGTAGACGAGGCTGGGGTTGCGCTCCAGCGCGGCCTGCGGGCCGACGCCGAGTCGTTCGGCCACCCCGGGACGCCAGCCCTCGATGACGATCGCGGCCCGGTCGGCCAGTCCGAGGACCACCTCGGCCCCGTCGGGATGCTTCAGGTCCACGACGACCGAGCGCTTGCCACGGTTGAGCAGGTCGCGCTTCGGGTCGCCGGCCGGCAGCGCGCCCGGCCCCGGTCGGTCGACCCGGACGACGTCGGCGCCGAGGTCGGCCAGCAGCATCGCGGCGAACGGGCCGGGGCCGATCCCGGCGAGTTCCAGGACCCGGACCCCGGCCAGTGGCCCGCTCACGCGCCGGCCCGGGGCGCGAAGCGGGGCGTACGCCTCTGGACCTGGCTGGCCAGGGCCTCACCGAAGTCGGCACCGCCCAGGGAGGCGGCCATGAGTCGACCGGCGTCGGCGGCCGCCTCGGCGATCCCGGACTCCAGGCCCGCGAACACCTGCCGCCGGATCACCGCCATGGAGGCCGGCGAGCAGTGTGCGGCAAGGTCGGCGGCGTAGGCTTGCGCCTCGGCCAGCACCTCGTCGCGGGGGAGTACGCGTTGCACGAGTCCGATCCGGAGCGCCTCCGCCGCGTCGATCTTGCGACCGGAAATCAGTAGGTCCAGCGCGTTGCCGACGCCGACCAGCCGGGGGAGCAGCCAGGCGCTGCCGTACTCGGCGATGAGACCGAGCCGGCTGAAGGCCGTGGCCAGGCGCGCCTGCGTCGCCATGAACCGCACATCGGCGTACAGGGCGTGGACCAGCCCGAGGCCGGCGGCGCCGCCGTTGACCGCCGCGACGATAGGCGTTCCCAGCGTGATCGGCAGATGTGGCTCGAAGCCGAACTCTTTGGTCAGTTGGTCGCGGTGACGCTCGTCGAGCAGCGCCTGCAGCGCCCCCGGATCGGCGCCCGCGCAGAACCAGTCGCCGGCACCTGTCACCACGATGGCCCGCACCTCAGGATCGCCGTCGGCTGCCAGCAGCGCCGCGTAGTAGTCGCGGAACATGTCGAGCGTCATCGTGTTCCGCTCAGCGGGCCGGTCGAACCAGATCGTGCGTACGCCGGCGTGGGTCGCGGCCCGCAGACCACAACCGGCCGGCTCGGCCTCAAGCACGGAGAACATCGGCGCGTCCCTTGTGATATCTGATATTTGATACTGTTGTTGGGTGGCAACCCGGAGCAAGGTCCAAGACGTATCTCATCCCCAGCTCTCCGAGACAGTGGCGAGCCTGCTGCGCGACCGGATCATGTCCGGCCAGCTGCGCCCCGGTGAGCGGATCCGCCTCGAGGAAGTCGCCAAGGAGACCGGGCTGAGCATCACGCCGGTGCGCGAGGCCCTGCTGATGCTGCGCGCCGAGGACATGGTCGAGCTGCAACCACGTCGTGGCCACGTGGTCGCGCCGCTGTTCCGTCAGGACATCGTGGACGTGTTCGCGTTGCAGGGCGACATCGCCGGCGAGCTCGCCGCCCGGGTCGCCGTCAGCATCACCCAGGCCCAGCTCGACGACCTGCGGCAGCAGCACGAGCGGCTGCGCCGGGCCGCCCAGGCCCGGCAGGTCGGCCGGGTCGAGCAGCTCGAGTTCGAGTTCCACCGCGGCATCAACCGGCTGGCCGGCGCACGCAAGCTGTCCTGGCTGCTGCGGACCGCGACGCGCTACACGCCGTCGCGGTTCTACGCCACCGACGCCGAGTGGCGGGCGGGCATGATCGCCGACCACGAGGCTCTGCTGGACGCCCTCGAGGCCCACGACCCGGTCGCCGTGCGGCCGGTCATGGCCCGCCACTTCACCGACGGCGCTGAGCGGCTGGTCAAGCACCTGGACGGTCTGGGGGTGTGGAGCGAGTGAGTCAGTGGCGACCATGACGCCACTTGAACATCGCCAGCGAGGTCCGCATGGCGGAAGCGGCGGGTTGCAGCGCCATCACGTCGATCGGCGGCCGGAACCGCTGCCAGGTGACCGAGCGCGGTCGGCTGAACTCGCGCAGGCCGTCCGCGCCGTGGACCCGTCCGAAACCCGAGTCGCCCACGCCGCCGAAGGGCAGCGACGGCACCCCGGCGTACCCGAGCACCGAGTTGACCGACACGGCTCCCACCCGCAGCCGGGCCGCGAGTGCCAGCCCCTGGCGGCGATGCCGCGTGAAGATGGAGCCGGAGAGGCCGTACCGTGTCGCGTTCGTCCGACGTAGCGCCTCGTCGACGTCGGGCACCGGGTTGACCACCAGCACCGGGCCGAACGTCTCGTCGGTGACCGCCGCGCTGTCCTCGGGGACGTCGGTGAGCACGACCGGCTCGACGAACGGTGGCCGCACCGAACTCGCGTCACCGACCACGGCGCGGGCACCCCGGTCGATGGCGTCGGTGATGTGGCGCAGCACGATGCCGGGCTGGGCCGGCGTGCTCATCGGCCCGTACGGCGCGTCCGGCTCGGCGCCCGGCTGGACCTGCCGCACCAGCTCGGCCAGCTTGGCCACGAACGGCTCGTAAACGGCCTGCTCCACGTAGACGCGCTCGACACCGGCACACGTCTGCCCGGCGTTGCCCAGGCCGCCGAAGACCGCCGCCTGGGCGGCGGCGTCGAGGTCGGCGTCGGCCGTGACGATGAGCGCGTCCTTGCCGCCGCCCTCGATCACGACGGGGATCAGGTTCTCGGCGCAGGCGGCCATGACCGTCCGGCCTGTCGCCGCCGACCCGGTGAACGCGATCTTGTCGACCCCTGCGCGGCACAGTGCTGCCCCGGTCGTGCCGTCACCCGTGACGACCTGCAGGACCGGCCGATCGGGGAGCAGCTCACTCCAACGCTCGGCGAGCCACACGCCGACGCCGGTGGTGAACTCGCTGGGCTTGAAGACCACCGCGTTGCCGGCGGCCAGCGCGTGCGAGATGGCTCCCATCGGCGTGTAGACCGGGTAGTTCCACGGCCCGATCACGCCGACGACGCCGTACGGCACGTACTCCACGGAGCTGGCCTGGTTGAACGCGAGCAGGCCCGAGGAGACCCCGCGTCGCCTCAGCACGCGTCGGGCGTGCCGGGCGGCCCAGTCCAGGTGCTCGACGGCGAGCATCACCTCAAGCTGAGCCCCGGCGATCGACTTGCCTGTCTCGCTGCGGATCAGCTCGGCCAGCTCGTCGATGCGGTTCGCGATTGCCGCCTTGTAGGTGAGCAGGTGCTGCCGGCGTTGCCGCGCGTCCAGGCCGGCCCACCAGCCTGCCGCCTCGCGTGCCCTGTCGACGGCGGCGCGTACGACAGCTGCGTCAGCTATGTCGTAGTCGGTGCGGGACTCGCCGGTGATCGGGTCGACGAGGTGCAACCGGCGAGGTTGCTCAACGAGGGATGTCATCCGCAGCTCCTGACATTTGATATTCGATAGTTTAGCCTTGCTGTCAATCCCTTTGCGACGCTGGAGGTACAGCTGTGGAATGGAGCGACGAGCAACGATCACTGGTCGCCGCCGTGCAGGATTTCTGTCGTCGCGAGGCAGGTACTCGTGAGCAGCGGCAGCACCTCACGAACGGCGGACGGGAGCCCCACAGTCCCGAGCTGTACCGCAAGATGGCCGACCTCGGCTGGCTGGGCCTGTCGCTGCCGGAGGAGTTCGACGGCGGTGGGGCCGGCATGGTGGAGTTGTGCCTCTTCCTGGAGGAGACGGCCAAGGCGATGGCGCCGATCGGCGGCTTCACCACGTCGATCATCGTGGCCGCCACCTACGAGCGCTTCGGCTCGTCCGAGCAGAAGAAGCGCATCCTCAGCGGGGTGGCCCGTGGCGTCGTCGAGGCGGTCGCGATGTCCGAGCCGGAGGCCGGCTCGGACGTGGCCAACCTGAGTTGCCGCGCCGAGCACCGGGGCGACGTTTTCGTCATCAACGGCCAGAAGACGTGGTGCTCCAACGCCCATCTCGCCGAGCACATCCTGCTTGTCGCCCGGACGTCGGGAAGCGCCGGTGACCACCACGGCCTCACCATGTTCCTGGTCCCGGCCAACGCGCCCGGACTGACCATCTCCGGCATCGACACAATGGGCGGCCGGGAGGTCAACGACCTCTACTTCGCCGACTGCGTGCTGCCCGCCGACGCCGTGGTCGGTCAGGTCGACAACGGCTGGCGGCAACTGATGGCCGGGCTCAACATGGAGCGACTCATCCTGGCCAGCGTCATGCTCGGCACCGCGCAGCGGGCGTTCGACGACGTCATGGAATACGTCAAGAACCGGCAGCAGTTCCGCCGGCCCATCGGGTCGTTCCAGGTGATCCGGCACCGCCTCGCCGACCTGGCCACCGAGATCGAGTGCGCCCGGCTGCTGATCTACAACACCGCGGCCCAGGTCGACAGGGCCCCGGAGAAGGTGCTGCCCCGGGAGAGTTCGATGGCGAAACTCAAGGCCACCGAGACGGCCCGTCGCGTCGCCCTGGATGCCATGCAGATGATGGGCGGCTACGGGTACGCGACCGAGTTCGACATGGAACGCCTGGTCCGATCCTCGGTCGTCTCCACCGTCTACGGCGGCACCAGCGAGATCCAGCGCGAGATCATCGCGAAGACGTACGGGTTGTCCGACCACATGCGGTAAGGCTCAAGCGATACGCCGCCGATGGCACGTCCATCGGCGGACACCCCGGCCGACGAGTGTGCCGAACACTCGCCGGCCGGGGTGTTTTGTTAGGCATGGTTCGACATCACCCGCTCGTCGTCCCCACCTTTCGGTGGGCAGGGGGCCGCGCACGCACTTATGCCGATCAGTGCGAGGCCCAGAACTCTTCCCAAGAAGTTACGTGTGATTTACAGTGCCGTAAGCACGAAGAGGGTGCCCGCGCCAACGATCGCGGGCCGATCGCCTGTCACCGCCGGTACCGCCGGTCCGACCGGGCGATGGTGCTTCATCACGGCCGAGTCGTGCTCACCGGGTCCGCCGCCGAACTCCGCGCCGACCGGCGCGCCGTCGCCGAGGCCTACTTCGGCACCGCCCCCGCGCCTGGCGCCGGCCACGCGGGATCCCGCCCACCGCTCTGAACGGGAAAGATAATGGAATTATCTGCCAAACAGCGCGCCGCCCTGGCGAGCATCTGCGACACCTTCACACCGGGCGACGGGGCTGACCTCCCGCCGGCCAGTCAGCTCGGCGCGGTCGACATCATGGCCGCGCTGGTTCTGCACAACCCTCGCGCCGCCGAGGTCAAGCAGTTCCTCCAACTGCTGGAACTGTGGGACTCCCGCGCCACCCAGTTGATCCTCGGCGGCGGCGCACGGCGCTTCTCCCGGCAGACCCAGCAGCGCCGCGAGCGGATGCTGCTCGCCCTGGCCGAGTCGAACGTCACCCGCAAGCGGGCGCTCTTCCAGGCGCTCAAGGGCGCGGCCACCCTGTCCTACTACATGGCGCCCGGGCCGACCGGCCGATCGCCGGTGTGGCCCGCCATCGGCTACCCCGGCCCGCTCGGCACCAGGACCGACGCCCCCGAGCCCGCCCTGGCGCCGATCCGCCCGTCCGCGCCGACCACCCTGGACTGCGACGTCGTCGTCGTCGGGTCGGGCGCTGGCGGCGGCACCGCCGCGGCCGTCCTCGCCGGCCACGGCCTCGACGTGATCGTCGTGGAGAAGGGCGGGTACTACGACGACAGGGACTTCGACGGCGGAGAGCTGTCCGGATTGTCGCGGCTCTACGCCCCAGGCCCCTCGGCCACCGCGGAGGGCCAGCTGAGCATCCTCCAGGGACAGTGCCTCGGTGGCGGCACCGTCGTCAACTACACCACGTCGTTCCGCACCCCGCCGCGGGTTCGCGACGAGTGGGCCGCGCTGGGCGTGCCACAGTTCGCCACTGACGAGTACGAGCGTTGCCTCGACGCGGTGTGGTCCCGGCTCGGCGTCAACAGCGACCACGGCAGGATCTCGTCTCGTGACGCGCTCATGGAGCGCGGACTGACAGCGCTCGGCTGGCATGTCGACGAGATGCCCCGCAACGTCGACGGCTGCGACACCGGCGTCGAGTGCGGGCGGTGTGGTCTGGGCTGCCGCATCGGCGCCAAGAAATCCGCGACAAAGACCTGGCTCGTCGACGCCCAGCGCGCGGGTGCGCGCCTCCTCGTCGACGTCGACGTCCGCACGGTCACCATCACGGCCGGCAGGGCGACCGGCGTCGCCGGCCACACCGCCGACGGTCACCCGGTGACCATTCGTGCCCGCGCGGTGGTCGCCGCGGCCGGCAGCGTGCAGACGCCGGCCCTGTTGCGCCGCTCCGGCCTCACGAACCCGAACATCGGTCGGCACCTCCATCTGCACCCGGCCACCGGCGTCTGGGGCGTGTTCGCCGAGGAGGTCCGCCCGTGGGAGGGCGGAATGCAGACCCGGTACTCCACCGAACACGCCGATCTCGACGGCCTCGGCTACGGCGTCATCTACGAGACCGCCGCCACCAACCCGGCCACCGCCGTGTCCTTCATGAGCTGGACGGGCGCCCGGAACCACCTGGACCAGATGCGGTCGCTGCCGAACCTCAGCGGGGTCGGCATCATCACCCGCGACCGCGACAGTGGACAGGTCAAGGTCGGCAGCGACGGCGAGCCGGTGGTGCACTACCGCCTCTCCGCCTACGACGCCGCCCACATGCGGGCCGGGATCGCCGGTGCGGCTCGTATCGTCGAGGCGGCCGGTGCCCGCAAGCTGTTCTCCGGCCATCAGCGCGGCAGGATCTGGGAACGCGGCAAGGGATCCATCGAGGACTTCATCCGCCAGACGGACACCTTGGGCACCGCGCCCGGTCAGGTCGCCATGGCCGCCCTGCACATCATGGGCGCGGCCCGCATGGGCGGCAGCAGGGCCACGTCGGTCGCCGGGCCCGACGGTGCCACGTGGGAGGTCCCGAACCTGGTCCTCGCCGACGCGTCCACCTTCCCGGCGTCGTTGGGCGTCAACCCGATGATCTCCGTCGAGGCCATCGCGTACATGAACGCCCAACGACTCGCCGCCGGGATCTGACCGCCTATTCGAACCGCTCGCCCCGGTCGGCCATTGCCAACAGCAGTGGGGGCGGGCTGAACCGGTCACCGTAGCGCTCCGCGAGCACCCGCGCGCGGGCCACGAAGCCCGGCAGCCCGCCCTCGTACTGGTTGATGTACTGCAGGACGCCGCCGGTCCAGCTCGGGTAGCCGATGCCCAGTATCGAACCGACGTTGGCGTCGACCACCGAGGTGAGCACCCCCTCTTCGAGGCACCGCACCGACTCGACCGCCTCGATGAAGAGCATCCGCTCCTTCAGGTCCTCGAAGGGTGTGTCGAGATTGGTTCCGCCGAAGTTGTCCCGCAGGCCCGGCCAGAGACCGACCCGTTTGCCGTCGCGGTAGTCGTAGAAGCCCGCGCCACCCGAGCGTCCCGGTCGACCGAAGTCGTCGATCATCCGGTCGATGACCGCGTCGGCGGCGTGTGGCTGCCAGGTGCCACCGGCGGCGACCGTCGCCGCGG from Micromonospora profundi harbors:
- a CDS encoding enoyl-CoA hydratase-related protein; its protein translation is MFSVLEAEPAGCGLRAATHAGVRTIWFDRPAERNTMTLDMFRDYYAALLAADGDPEVRAIVVTGAGDWFCAGADPGALQALLDERHRDQLTKEFGFEPHLPITLGTPIVAAVNGGAAGLGLVHALYADVRFMATQARLATAFSRLGLIAEYGSAWLLPRLVGVGNALDLLISGRKIDAAEALRIGLVQRVLPRDEVLAEAQAYAADLAAHCSPASMAVIRRQVFAGLESGIAEAAADAGRLMAASLGGADFGEALASQVQRRTPRFAPRAGA
- a CDS encoding aldehyde dehydrogenase family protein, producing the protein MTSLVEQPRRLHLVDPITGESRTDYDIADAAVVRAAVDRAREAAGWWAGLDARQRRQHLLTYKAAIANRIDELAELIRSETGKSIAGAQLEVMLAVEHLDWAARHARRVLRRRGVSSGLLAFNQASSVEYVPYGVVGVIGPWNYPVYTPMGAISHALAAGNAVVFKPSEFTTGVGVWLAERWSELLPDRPVLQVVTGDGTTGAALCRAGVDKIAFTGSAATGRTVMAACAENLIPVVIEGGGKDALIVTADADLDAAAQAAVFGGLGNAGQTCAGVERVYVEQAVYEPFVAKLAELVRQVQPGAEPDAPYGPMSTPAQPGIVLRHITDAIDRGARAVVGDASSVRPPFVEPVVLTDVPEDSAAVTDETFGPVLVVNPVPDVDEALRRTNATRYGLSGSIFTRHRRQGLALAARLRVGAVSVNSVLGYAGVPSLPFGGVGDSGFGRVHGADGLREFSRPRSVTWQRFRPPIDVMALQPAASAMRTSLAMFKWRHGRH
- a CDS encoding GntR family transcriptional regulator: MATRSKVQDVSHPQLSETVASLLRDRIMSGQLRPGERIRLEEVAKETGLSITPVREALLMLRAEDMVELQPRRGHVVAPLFRQDIVDVFALQGDIAGELAARVAVSITQAQLDDLRQQHERLRRAAQARQVGRVEQLEFEFHRGINRLAGARKLSWLLRTATRYTPSRFYATDAEWRAGMIADHEALLDALEAHDPVAVRPVMARHFTDGAERLVKHLDGLGVWSE
- a CDS encoding acyl-CoA dehydrogenase family protein; translated protein: MEWSDEQRSLVAAVQDFCRREAGTREQRQHLTNGGREPHSPELYRKMADLGWLGLSLPEEFDGGGAGMVELCLFLEETAKAMAPIGGFTTSIIVAATYERFGSSEQKKRILSGVARGVVEAVAMSEPEAGSDVANLSCRAEHRGDVFVINGQKTWCSNAHLAEHILLVARTSGSAGDHHGLTMFLVPANAPGLTISGIDTMGGREVNDLYFADCVLPADAVVGQVDNGWRQLMAGLNMERLILASVMLGTAQRAFDDVMEYVKNRQQFRRPIGSFQVIRHRLADLATEIECARLLIYNTAAQVDRAPEKVLPRESSMAKLKATETARRVALDAMQMMGGYGYATEFDMERLVRSSVVSTVYGGTSEIQREIIAKTYGLSDHMR
- a CDS encoding GMC family oxidoreductase N-terminal domain-containing protein → MELSAKQRAALASICDTFTPGDGADLPPASQLGAVDIMAALVLHNPRAAEVKQFLQLLELWDSRATQLILGGGARRFSRQTQQRRERMLLALAESNVTRKRALFQALKGAATLSYYMAPGPTGRSPVWPAIGYPGPLGTRTDAPEPALAPIRPSAPTTLDCDVVVVGSGAGGGTAAAVLAGHGLDVIVVEKGGYYDDRDFDGGELSGLSRLYAPGPSATAEGQLSILQGQCLGGGTVVNYTTSFRTPPRVRDEWAALGVPQFATDEYERCLDAVWSRLGVNSDHGRISSRDALMERGLTALGWHVDEMPRNVDGCDTGVECGRCGLGCRIGAKKSATKTWLVDAQRAGARLLVDVDVRTVTITAGRATGVAGHTADGHPVTIRARAVVAAAGSVQTPALLRRSGLTNPNIGRHLHLHPATGVWGVFAEEVRPWEGGMQTRYSTEHADLDGLGYGVIYETAATNPATAVSFMSWTGARNHLDQMRSLPNLSGVGIITRDRDSGQVKVGSDGEPVVHYRLSAYDAAHMRAGIAGAARIVEAAGARKLFSGHQRGRIWERGKGSIEDFIRQTDTLGTAPGQVAMAALHIMGAARMGGSRATSVAGPDGATWEVPNLVLADASTFPASLGVNPMISVEAIAYMNAQRLAAGI
- a CDS encoding CaiB/BaiF CoA transferase family protein; the encoded protein is MSGPLAGVRVLELAGIGPGPFAAMLLADLGADVVRVDRPGPGALPAGDPKRDLLNRGKRSVVVDLKHPDGAEVVLGLADRAAIVIEGWRPGVAERLGVGPQAALERNPSLVYGRMTGWGQHGPLAHAAGHDIGYIAVAGALHPIGRSGGPPQIPLNLVGDFGGGALYLVVGCLAALHTARSTGRGQVVDAAIVDGTAHLTTLFAGLLADGAWQPERGRNLLDGGAPFYDVYATADDGHMAVGALEPQFYAELLRGLGLADADLPAQHDVTGWPVLRARFAEVFAGRTRAEWTELFEGGDACVAPVLSLAETQHHPHLVARATFEEHFGIRQPAVAPRLSRTPGAIGGSPPEPGADTATALTDWGLGADLPRWLDNGAVSQRQGDH